The sequence AGTGATGTTGATCGGGAACCTCGGGAAGGACCCCGAACTCAAGGTGACACCTTCAGGGCAGCCGGTGGCCAGGTTTTCCGTGGCCACCACGGAGACCTGGAAGAACCCCCAGGGTGAAAAACAGAGCAAGACCGAATGGCACAATATCGTGGTCTGGGGCAAGCAGGCCGAGGTCGCCGAGAAATTCCTGCGCAAGGGCAAGCAGATCCTGGTGGAGGGCCGCATCCAGTACCGCGAGTACACGGACCAGGCCGGTGTGAAGAAGTACATGACCGAAATCCGGTGCGACCATTTCGTGATGCTGGGCCGCATGGATGAAGGCGGCGGCCAGCGCGAAGGCGGCTACAGCCGGGCCGGCTCCGGCGCCTCGAATGCAGGCGCCCATCCGGGCGGCGGCCAGGACTTCGACGACATGGCGCCGGCGCCTTCAAACGGCTACGACGACGACATTCCGTTCTGATCCGGCCGGCTCGTGTGGCTCCAGGAGGGGGGACGGCCTGCCATCCCCCCTCCTGGAACATTTGCCGTCAGGGTTTAGGTGGCCGCAGCAAGGTGTGAGGTAATTTCACTGCTCTGTAGGCATCCCCACGGACCCTGATGCGCAGAACCGCTCCAGGACCAAGCTCAATTTGCGCTGGGTGTCCTGGACGGGCGGCCCGGAGACGAAAATCCCCAGGGTGAAACGGCCGCCGTCGCTCGCCGCCAGGCGGAAGCCGTACATCACGCCCCCGGACAGATCCAACGCCAACGCCGGGCTGGATCCCTTGTCGTCCATAGAGTCGGCCTGTTCGAAGGCCATCATGAGCCTTGCGCCCACGCCCTGCATTTCGTCCTGCGGCAGCGCGCCGCGCCCCCCCACGATCAGGCCGCTCGGGTCCATCAGAAGGGCCATCTCCGCGTGGGACTCCCGCGCGCATTCCGCCAGGAAGTCGTTCCAGGCCACGGCGCCGAAGCCGGCAACCGGCATGGGATTGATCCTCCTCGATGGCTCCGGCGGGCTGGGCGGTGCCGCGGCAACCGGCGTGGAAGGCTGTGGGAGGCGCGTGTACCGGTAAGGTTCCACCGGCTGCGGACTGCCCGAGGGCCGCTTCCCGCCCGTGAGCCTGAAGCTCAGGCCGCAGGCCTCGGCGAGGTCATCAGAGCAATTGGCGGTCGGCTTGCTGGGATTGCCCATCGGAACCTCCCTTGAGTTGGGCGATGAGGCTCAGCACCTCGATCGCGAGCATGTCGAAGCGGCGCGCTTCGGGCGATTGCGGGCCGCCCAGGAACGACAATGGCAATCCCCGCTGGCTGGCGGTCTGGATGATGTCCGTGCGCGGAATCATCGATTCGAGGACGCCGGAGAAGCCGCCCCACAGCTCTTCGGCCACGCTGCGCGAGGAATCCTTCCGCAGGTCCAGCTGCGAGATGACGATGCCCATGAATTTCAGGCGCGGATTCTCATGCGCGCCCACATGCTCGATGACGCGGAGCACCTGGTTGATCGAACGGAGCGCGAGGGGCTCGGCCTGGGCCGGAACCAAGGCGAAATCCGAGACCGACAGGGCCGCGCGCGCAGGCAGGCCAAGGCCTGATGGGGTGTCGATGACCACCACTTCGTAGTGCTCGGCGAGCGGCCGGAGGATGGACTCCAGCCACCCCGGGCGGTGGATGGACTCCTCGAAATAGGCTGCGTCCACCGGGTCGAGCCTGCCCCTGGGGAGCAGCGACAGGCACTCCAGCTTTGTGCGCATGACCGCTTCGGTGGGCTGGAGCTTCCCGCTTAGCACCTCGGTGAGGCCTTCGAACGCGGTCTCCCCCCTCGCCAGGGAGAGGCCGATGCCGCCCTGGGGATCCAGGTCCACCAGCAGGACGGATTTATGCTGTTCCGCGAGCGCCGTGGCGAGGTTGAGGGCCAGGGTCGTCTTGCCCGCGCCACCCTTCTGGCTGACGATTGAGATGATGTTTCCCATAAGGCCTCACATGCTCCCGGTTTTGAGCCGGGCGCGGATCTGTTCGAGCAGCTTGAGATTGGCGTTCACCGATTTGTCGTCCGGTCGCAGCTCGCGGCAAGCGGTGAACTTGTTCCAGGCGCCATCGTAATCCTTCGCGAGCAGTGCGCGGACGCCGTCGTCCCACAATGTGGAGAATTCGTCTTCGGCGGGAGCTGCGGGCGGGGGTTCCGGACCGGGCGCGCTGCCGGGAAGGCGGGGAGGCTCGGAGACCGCATCCAGGCCGTTATCCATGTCGAGGGCCGTCTCGAGCAGCAGTTGCTCCAGGTTGCCATCGATATCCCTCGGTATCTCCTCGTCCACCACGGACGTGCAGGTGATGATGGCATCCGGCACGCGCAGCAGCCTGCGGAAGGCCGCGAGTCCTTTGCCCTCCTCGTCCGCCGCGCTCCATGGACTCCCATTCTTGACCAGGAGCCGGCCCGTGGCGCTGACGGACCGCAGCTCAAGCGTCAGCGAATGCCGTCCCATGCAGGCGAGCTGGAGGTAGTCCGCAAGGGAGAAGGGGCCGCCCACGGGGTGCTTGGCCGTGATCCGCTGGCGAACTAGATTGCGTAGATCCTCGATGCCGACCGGTTTCTCCAGCACGTCGATATCAGAACGCTGCGGGATCTGGGACCGGTAGGCGCGGACGTAGCCGGAAACGAAGGCGATGGGAATCCGTTGGGAGCGCAATCCCAATTCGCCCACCAACTCCAGGCCCGAACGGTCGGGCAGGTCGATGTCCGAGAGAATGAAGTCCGGCAGCGTCCGGTCGATTTCATCCAGTGCCTCCCGCAAGGTGCCGGCGCCGGCCACCTCGACTCCCGTCAGTTTGGAGATGCCCCGGATGACCGAAGCGCGCAGCGGCTCCTCGTCTTCGATGACGAGCACCCGGAACACGGCTCCAAGATTCTGAGTCATCAGGCGGTCGGCAGCTGGTAGACGTCGTCGAGGAGGTCCACGCCCGCTTCGAGCTGGTCGCACCAGTCGATGAAGCGCGCGACCATCTCCCGGCCGCGGAAAAAAGCGCCGTGCTGCGGGGCGATGATGTCGATGTCGAGCTGCCGGACCATCCTCGCCCAATTCCTCGCCGCCCGTCCGGCCGACATGTAGCGCGTGTGGAAGCCCTTCATGTGCTTGATGTGCGCGTCGAAATCAGGCACCTCGATATAGCTGTGTCCGACCGAGGCGCCCAGGTCGCCCGAGTAAAGGATCCGGGACTCTGGATCGTAGATCTGGTGGTTGCCGGACGAGTGGAGGAAATGGGCCGGCAGCACCATCAGCTTCAATCCGTCCAGGTCCAGGAACATGCCTCGGTCCGGAATGCCTTTCAGCCGGTCGACCACCAGCCGGTCGAGACCGAAGTGAGGGATGAAGCGCAGCCACAGATCCGATGAATAGGCCACCGCGTCGGTGGTCATCAGCCACCCGTTCACCGCCGCGACGATGTCGGGATCCTCGT comes from Holophagaceae bacterium and encodes:
- a CDS encoding response regulator codes for the protein MTQNLGAVFRVLVIEDEEPLRASVIRGISKLTGVEVAGAGTLREALDEIDRTLPDFILSDIDLPDRSGLELVGELGLRSQRIPIAFVSGYVRAYRSQIPQRSDIDVLEKPVGIEDLRNLVRQRITAKHPVGGPFSLADYLQLACMGRHSLTLELRSVSATGRLLVKNGSPWSAADEEGKGLAAFRRLLRVPDAIITCTSVVDEEIPRDIDGNLEQLLLETALDMDNGLDAVSEPPRLPGSAPGPEPPPAAPAEDEFSTLWDDGVRALLAKDYDGAWNKFTACRELRPDDKSVNANLKLLEQIRARLKTGSM
- a CDS encoding single-stranded DNA-binding protein translates to MSGSLNKVMLIGNLGKDPELKVTPSGQPVARFSVATTETWKNPQGEKQSKTEWHNIVVWGKQAEVAEKFLRKGKQILVEGRIQYREYTDQAGVKKYMTEIRCDHFVMLGRMDEGGGQREGGYSRAGSGASNAGAHPGGGQDFDDMAPAPSNGYDDDIPF
- a CDS encoding ParA family protein, yielding MGNIISIVSQKGGAGKTTLALNLATALAEQHKSVLLVDLDPQGGIGLSLARGETAFEGLTEVLSGKLQPTEAVMRTKLECLSLLPRGRLDPVDAAYFEESIHRPGWLESILRPLAEHYEVVVIDTPSGLGLPARAALSVSDFALVPAQAEPLALRSINQVLRVIEHVGAHENPRLKFMGIVISQLDLRKDSSRSVAEELWGGFSGVLESMIPRTDIIQTASQRGLPLSFLGGPQSPEARRFDMLAIEVLSLIAQLKGGSDGQSQQADRQLL
- a CDS encoding FprA family A-type flavoprotein, with product MASTILFESGSHKNVLLEDFLQGEAAVQANQHLIIHGKGAMILDPGGHKVYSKALAATMAEIGGAKLTHLFLSHEDPDIVAAVNGWLMTTDAVAYSSDLWLRFIPHFGLDRLVVDRLKGIPDRGMFLDLDGLKLMVLPAHFLHSSGNHQIYDPESRILYSGDLGASVGHSYIEVPDFDAHIKHMKGFHTRYMSAGRAARNWARMVRQLDIDIIAPQHGAFFRGREMVARFIDWCDQLEAGVDLLDDVYQLPTA